In the Quercus lobata isolate SW786 chromosome 5, ValleyOak3.0 Primary Assembly, whole genome shotgun sequence genome, one interval contains:
- the LOC115989649 gene encoding helicase sen1-like isoform X3, which yields MEKTAVKKKEVPGRRLVDLVLSWSIEDVRNEDLYKNQVRQIPHKFSSTTEYMNSFTYPLIEETHADLLSSMSTLHLAPSCEISSFKQTKDFKPPKDFFYLVTLKSVSGLQKNGGYEPMVGDIIALTNVRPKYNDLDRPNRLFLVAFVQKVKDDNILTILASKPILAVEQEKKKRETFYAICLINMTTNIRIWRALNSQLEGKNLDIIGKVLQPNSAVAKICTSCNSENNCSTTYADVRSRICSSDLNDSQKAAVLSCLETRKCNHQNTVKLIWGPPGTGKTKTVGSLLFCLLRMKCRTLTCAPTNTAVLEVTQRLLKNVTDSPEYDTYGLGDILLFGNGERMKIGDRHDLLDVFLDNRVTILYECLLSSTGWKDTLLSMITLLNEPKQQYHFYLKNRRVEDLEENINEGKSKNKEIDRNQGKEADDQSAKDKKSKKNLKKVITQTLNENKNKKRQKQKVPSWNEKGLEHEEKQREDSSSQEKKNEGQVANECDNPLTFVEFVQKRFKCISKRLTFFMENLYTHLPTSFISLEMVKKMIKALDLLKSLETLLGAVSVTDKGLLERVFRKNVGSGLGHLRELSIVKNECLLILRSLPQKFHVPNFESEYAIKKFCLQNSCLIFCTVSSSAKVHEVKTDLELLVIDEAAQLKECESTIPLQLPGLRHAILIGDERQLPAMVQSKISEEAEIGRSLFQRLVLIGHKKDLLNVQHRMHPSISLFPNRMFYENHILDGHNVKRRSYERHFLQGKMYGSYSFINVAHGKEEFDNSHSLKNMAEAAVASEIVSSLFKESVRTKKKVRVGIISPYKAQVFAIGEKVKKYNADSNDDFSISVRSVDGFQGGEEDVIIISTVRCNKNGIVGFLKNHQRTNVALTRARYCLWILGNEATLTKKNTIWKKLVNDAMKRKCFYNFNEDKGLADPVLSLSKPLASLSLRDESESSSTTNRINSKHTTGRSVVTDKWTFR from the exons ATGGAGAAGACTGcggtgaagaagaaagaagttcCAGGTCGACGCTTAGTAGATTTGGTACTCTCTTGGTCTATCGAAGATGTTCGCAATGAAGATCTTTACAAAAACCAG GTGAGACAGATCCCACATAAATTTTCCTCAACAACAGAATACATGAATTCATTCACTTATCCACTTATTGAGGAAACACATGCTGACTTGTTATCAAGCATGTCAACACTGCATCTAGCGCCTAGTTGTGAAATATCGTCATTCAAACAAACCAAGGATTTTAAACCACCCAAAGACTTTTTTTACCTTGTTACACTTAAAAGTGTGAGTGGATTACAGAAGAATGGAGGATATGAACCTATGGTTGGAGACATCATTGCCTTGACAAATGTAAGACCAAAATACAATGATTTAGACAGACCCAACAGACTCTTTCTTGTTGCTTTTGTTCAAAAGGTGAAAGACGACAATATTCTTACAATATTAGCCTCAAAGCCCATCTTGGCTGTAGaacaagagaagaagaagagggaaacTTTTTATGCTATTTGCCTGATAAACATGACCACAAATATCCGTATATGGAGAGCATTGAACTCTCAGCTGGAAGGAAAAAACTTAGATATCATTGGAAAAGTGCTGCAACCAAACTCTGCA GTAGCAAAAATTTGTACTTCGTGCAATTCTGAAAACAATTGCAGTACTACCTATGCAGATGTGAGGTCCAGAATCTGCTCCTCTGATTTAAATGACTCCCAGAAAGCTGCAGTTCTTAGCTGTTTGGAAACTAGGAAATGCAATCATCAGAATACTGTCAAACTAATATGGGGTCCTCCAGGAACTGGGAAAACCAAGACAGTTGGATCGTTACTGTTCTGTCTACTTAGAATGAAATGCAGAACTCTTACTTGTGCCCCGACGAATACTGCAGTTTTGGAAGTGACCCAGCGGCTTCTAAAGAATGTGACAGACTCACCTGAATATGATACTTATGGGCTTGGAGATATACTTTTATTTGGAAATGGGGAGCGGATGAAGATTGGTGATCGTCATGACCTTCTTGATGTATTCCTTGATAACCGAGTTACTATACTATATGAATGCCTTCTTTCATCAACAGGCTGGAAAGATACTTTACTATCAATGATTACTTTGCTCAACGAACCTAAACAACAATATCATTTTTACCTGAAAAATAGAAGAGTGGAAGACCTTGAGGAGAATATAAATGAaggaaaatctaaaaataaagaaatagataGGAATCAAGGGAAGGAGGCTGATGATCAATCCGCCAAAGACAAGAAGAGCAAGAAAAATCTGAAGAAAGTTATCACTCAAACcttaaatgaaaacaaaaacaagaaaagacaGAAACAGAAGGTGCCTTCATGGAATGAAAAGGGCTTAGAGCATGAGGAAAAACAAAGGGAGGATAGTTCTtcccaagaaaagaaaaatgaaggacAGGTAGCCAATGAATGTGATAACCCTTTGACATTTGTGGAGTTCGTACAGAAGAGATTCAAATGCATTTCAAAACGTCTgacattttttatggaaaatttatATACACACTTACCtacttcttttatttctttagaAATGGTAAAGAAGATGATCAAAGCTCTTGATCTTCTCAAATCTCTTGAAACTTTGTTGGGTGCTGTTAGTGTTACTGATAAAGGGTTATTAGAGAGAGTCTTCAGAAAAAATGTAGGAAGCGGACTTGGTCACTTAAGGGAGTtgagtattgtgaaaaatgagTGCCTTCTTATCCTCAGATCACTTCCTCAAAAATTCCATGTTCCAAATTTTGAAAGCGAGTATGCTATAAAAAAATTCTGCCTGCAAAATTCTTGTCTGATTTTCTGCACTGTATCAAGCTCTGCTAAAGTGCATGAAGTAAAGACTGATCTGGAACTACTGGTTATAGATGAAGCTGCTCAGCTTAAGGAATGTGAATCAACCATTCCTTTACAACTTCCTGGCCTCCGCCATGCTATTCTCATTGGGGATGAACGTCAACTGCCTGCGATGGTTCAAAGCAAG aTTTCTGAGGAAGCTGAAATTGGAAGAAGTTTGTTCCAGAGGCTGGTATTGATAGGACACAAGAAAGATCTTCTTAATGTCCAGCATAGGATGCATCCATCCATAAGCTTATTCCCAAATAGGATGTTCTATGAAAATCATATTTTGGATGGCCACAATGTCAAAAGAAGAAGCTACGAGAGGCATTTCCTTCAGGGGAAGATGTATGGCTCCTACTCTTTTATAAATGTAGCACATGGAAAAGAGGAATTCGATAACAGCCATAGTCTGAAAAATATGGCTGAGGCGGCTGTGGCATCTGAGATAGTTTCAAGCCTTTTCAAAG AATCAGTTCGCACAAAGAAGAAGGTTAGAGTTGGTATCATCTCACCATACAAGGCTCAAGTTTTTGCAATTGGAGAGAAGGTGAAGAAGTACAATGCAGATTCTAATGATGACTTCTCCATTAGTGTTCGCTCTGTTGATGGGTTCCAGGGTGGTGAGGAGGATGTGATAATTATCTCTACTGTCAGATGTAATAAGAATGGAATAGTTGGTTTTCTTAAAAATCATCAAAGAACAAACGTGGCACTAACGCGTGCAAG GTATTGCCTTTGGATATTGGGAAATGAAGCAACTTTAACTAAGAAGAACACTATTTGGAAGAAATTAGTCAATGATGCCATGAAACGGAAGTGTTTCTACAATTTCAATGAAGACAAGGGTTTGGCTGATCCTGTATTGTCCCTTTCAAAACCGTTAGCTTCACTCAGTCTGAGGGATGAGTCAGAATCATCATCTACAACTAATAG AATTAATTCAAAGCACACAACTGGGAGAAGTGTTGTTACAGATAAATGG ACTTTCAGATAG
- the LOC115989649 gene encoding helicase sen1-like isoform X4 — protein MEKTAVKKKEVPGRRLVDLVLSWSIEDVRNEDLYKNQVRQIPHKFSSTTEYMNSFTYPLIEETHADLLSSMSTLHLAPSCEISSFKQTKDFKPPKDFFYLVTLKSVSGLQKNGGYEPMVGDIIALTNVRPKYNDLDRPNRLFLVAFVQKVKDDNILTILASKPILAVEQEKKKRETFYAICLINMTTNIRIWRALNSQLEGKNLDIIGKVLQPNSAVAKICTSCNSENNCSTTYADVRSRICSSDLNDSQKAAVLSCLETRKCNHQNTVKLIWGPPGTGKTKTVGSLLFCLLRMKCRTLTCAPTNTAVLEVTQRLLKNVTDSPEYDTYGLGDILLFGNGERMKIGDRHDLLDVFLDNRVTILYECLLSSTGWKDTLLSMITLLNEPKQQYHFYLKNRRVEDLEENINEGKSKNKEIDRNQGKEADDQSAKDKKSKKNLKKVITQTLNENKNKKRQKQKVPSWNEKGLEHEEKQREDSSSQEKKNEGQVANECDNPLTFVEFVQKRFKCISKRLTFFMENLYTHLPTSFISLEMVKKMIKALDLLKSLETLLGAVSVTDKGLLERVFRKNVGSGLGHLRELSIVKNECLLILRSLPQKFHVPNFESEYAIKKFCLQNSCLIFCTVSSSAKVHEVKTDLELLVIDEAAQLKECESTIPLQLPGLRHAILIGDERQLPAMVQSKISEEAEIGRSLFQRLVLIGHKKDLLNVQHRMHPSISLFPNRMFYENHILDGHNVKRRSYERHFLQGKMYGSYSFINVAHGKEEFDNSHSLKNMAEAAVASEIVSSLFKESVRTKKKVRVGIISPYKAQVFAIGEKVKKYNADSNDDFSISVRSVDGFQGGEEDVIIISTVRCNKNGIVGFLKNHQRTNVALTRARYCLWILGNEATLTKKNTIWKKLVNDAMKRKCFYNFNEDKGLADPVLSLSKPLASLSLRDESESSSTTNRLSDSGDL, from the exons ATGGAGAAGACTGcggtgaagaagaaagaagttcCAGGTCGACGCTTAGTAGATTTGGTACTCTCTTGGTCTATCGAAGATGTTCGCAATGAAGATCTTTACAAAAACCAG GTGAGACAGATCCCACATAAATTTTCCTCAACAACAGAATACATGAATTCATTCACTTATCCACTTATTGAGGAAACACATGCTGACTTGTTATCAAGCATGTCAACACTGCATCTAGCGCCTAGTTGTGAAATATCGTCATTCAAACAAACCAAGGATTTTAAACCACCCAAAGACTTTTTTTACCTTGTTACACTTAAAAGTGTGAGTGGATTACAGAAGAATGGAGGATATGAACCTATGGTTGGAGACATCATTGCCTTGACAAATGTAAGACCAAAATACAATGATTTAGACAGACCCAACAGACTCTTTCTTGTTGCTTTTGTTCAAAAGGTGAAAGACGACAATATTCTTACAATATTAGCCTCAAAGCCCATCTTGGCTGTAGaacaagagaagaagaagagggaaacTTTTTATGCTATTTGCCTGATAAACATGACCACAAATATCCGTATATGGAGAGCATTGAACTCTCAGCTGGAAGGAAAAAACTTAGATATCATTGGAAAAGTGCTGCAACCAAACTCTGCA GTAGCAAAAATTTGTACTTCGTGCAATTCTGAAAACAATTGCAGTACTACCTATGCAGATGTGAGGTCCAGAATCTGCTCCTCTGATTTAAATGACTCCCAGAAAGCTGCAGTTCTTAGCTGTTTGGAAACTAGGAAATGCAATCATCAGAATACTGTCAAACTAATATGGGGTCCTCCAGGAACTGGGAAAACCAAGACAGTTGGATCGTTACTGTTCTGTCTACTTAGAATGAAATGCAGAACTCTTACTTGTGCCCCGACGAATACTGCAGTTTTGGAAGTGACCCAGCGGCTTCTAAAGAATGTGACAGACTCACCTGAATATGATACTTATGGGCTTGGAGATATACTTTTATTTGGAAATGGGGAGCGGATGAAGATTGGTGATCGTCATGACCTTCTTGATGTATTCCTTGATAACCGAGTTACTATACTATATGAATGCCTTCTTTCATCAACAGGCTGGAAAGATACTTTACTATCAATGATTACTTTGCTCAACGAACCTAAACAACAATATCATTTTTACCTGAAAAATAGAAGAGTGGAAGACCTTGAGGAGAATATAAATGAaggaaaatctaaaaataaagaaatagataGGAATCAAGGGAAGGAGGCTGATGATCAATCCGCCAAAGACAAGAAGAGCAAGAAAAATCTGAAGAAAGTTATCACTCAAACcttaaatgaaaacaaaaacaagaaaagacaGAAACAGAAGGTGCCTTCATGGAATGAAAAGGGCTTAGAGCATGAGGAAAAACAAAGGGAGGATAGTTCTtcccaagaaaagaaaaatgaaggacAGGTAGCCAATGAATGTGATAACCCTTTGACATTTGTGGAGTTCGTACAGAAGAGATTCAAATGCATTTCAAAACGTCTgacattttttatggaaaatttatATACACACTTACCtacttcttttatttctttagaAATGGTAAAGAAGATGATCAAAGCTCTTGATCTTCTCAAATCTCTTGAAACTTTGTTGGGTGCTGTTAGTGTTACTGATAAAGGGTTATTAGAGAGAGTCTTCAGAAAAAATGTAGGAAGCGGACTTGGTCACTTAAGGGAGTtgagtattgtgaaaaatgagTGCCTTCTTATCCTCAGATCACTTCCTCAAAAATTCCATGTTCCAAATTTTGAAAGCGAGTATGCTATAAAAAAATTCTGCCTGCAAAATTCTTGTCTGATTTTCTGCACTGTATCAAGCTCTGCTAAAGTGCATGAAGTAAAGACTGATCTGGAACTACTGGTTATAGATGAAGCTGCTCAGCTTAAGGAATGTGAATCAACCATTCCTTTACAACTTCCTGGCCTCCGCCATGCTATTCTCATTGGGGATGAACGTCAACTGCCTGCGATGGTTCAAAGCAAG aTTTCTGAGGAAGCTGAAATTGGAAGAAGTTTGTTCCAGAGGCTGGTATTGATAGGACACAAGAAAGATCTTCTTAATGTCCAGCATAGGATGCATCCATCCATAAGCTTATTCCCAAATAGGATGTTCTATGAAAATCATATTTTGGATGGCCACAATGTCAAAAGAAGAAGCTACGAGAGGCATTTCCTTCAGGGGAAGATGTATGGCTCCTACTCTTTTATAAATGTAGCACATGGAAAAGAGGAATTCGATAACAGCCATAGTCTGAAAAATATGGCTGAGGCGGCTGTGGCATCTGAGATAGTTTCAAGCCTTTTCAAAG AATCAGTTCGCACAAAGAAGAAGGTTAGAGTTGGTATCATCTCACCATACAAGGCTCAAGTTTTTGCAATTGGAGAGAAGGTGAAGAAGTACAATGCAGATTCTAATGATGACTTCTCCATTAGTGTTCGCTCTGTTGATGGGTTCCAGGGTGGTGAGGAGGATGTGATAATTATCTCTACTGTCAGATGTAATAAGAATGGAATAGTTGGTTTTCTTAAAAATCATCAAAGAACAAACGTGGCACTAACGCGTGCAAG GTATTGCCTTTGGATATTGGGAAATGAAGCAACTTTAACTAAGAAGAACACTATTTGGAAGAAATTAGTCAATGATGCCATGAAACGGAAGTGTTTCTACAATTTCAATGAAGACAAGGGTTTGGCTGATCCTGTATTGTCCCTTTCAAAACCGTTAGCTTCACTCAGTCTGAGGGATGAGTCAGAATCATCATCTACAACTAATAG ACTTTCAGATAGTGGAGACCTCTAG
- the LOC115989649 gene encoding uncharacterized protein LOC115989649 isoform X1, protein MEKTAVKKKEVPGRRLVDLVLSWSIEDVRNEDLYKNQVRQIPHKFSSTTEYMNSFTYPLIEETHADLLSSMSTLHLAPSCEISSFKQTKDFKPPKDFFYLVTLKSVSGLQKNGGYEPMVGDIIALTNVRPKYNDLDRPNRLFLVAFVQKVKDDNILTILASKPILAVEQEKKKRETFYAICLINMTTNIRIWRALNSQLEGKNLDIIGKVLQPNSAVAKICTSCNSENNCSTTYADVRSRICSSDLNDSQKAAVLSCLETRKCNHQNTVKLIWGPPGTGKTKTVGSLLFCLLRMKCRTLTCAPTNTAVLEVTQRLLKNVTDSPEYDTYGLGDILLFGNGERMKIGDRHDLLDVFLDNRVTILYECLLSSTGWKDTLLSMITLLNEPKQQYHFYLKNRRVEDLEENINEGKSKNKEIDRNQGKEADDQSAKDKKSKKNLKKVITQTLNENKNKKRQKQKVPSWNEKGLEHEEKQREDSSSQEKKNEGQVANECDNPLTFVEFVQKRFKCISKRLTFFMENLYTHLPTSFISLEMVKKMIKALDLLKSLETLLGAVSVTDKGLLERVFRKNVGSGLGHLRELSIVKNECLLILRSLPQKFHVPNFESEYAIKKFCLQNSCLIFCTVSSSAKVHEVKTDLELLVIDEAAQLKECESTIPLQLPGLRHAILIGDERQLPAMVQSKISEEAEIGRSLFQRLVLIGHKKDLLNVQHRMHPSISLFPNRMFYENHILDGHNVKRRSYERHFLQGKMYGSYSFINVAHGKEEFDNSHSLKNMAEAAVASEIVSSLFKESVRTKKKVRVGIISPYKAQVFAIGEKVKKYNADSNDDFSISVRSVDGFQGGEEDVIIISTVRCNKNGIVGFLKNHQRTNVALTRARYCLWILGNEATLTKKNTIWKKLVNDAMKRKCFYNFNEDKGLADPVLSLSKPLASLSLRDESESSSTTNRINSKHTTGRSVVTDKWIVETSRESTRMVSQEERSCCAQERHKMAYAVSYLL, encoded by the exons ATGGAGAAGACTGcggtgaagaagaaagaagttcCAGGTCGACGCTTAGTAGATTTGGTACTCTCTTGGTCTATCGAAGATGTTCGCAATGAAGATCTTTACAAAAACCAG GTGAGACAGATCCCACATAAATTTTCCTCAACAACAGAATACATGAATTCATTCACTTATCCACTTATTGAGGAAACACATGCTGACTTGTTATCAAGCATGTCAACACTGCATCTAGCGCCTAGTTGTGAAATATCGTCATTCAAACAAACCAAGGATTTTAAACCACCCAAAGACTTTTTTTACCTTGTTACACTTAAAAGTGTGAGTGGATTACAGAAGAATGGAGGATATGAACCTATGGTTGGAGACATCATTGCCTTGACAAATGTAAGACCAAAATACAATGATTTAGACAGACCCAACAGACTCTTTCTTGTTGCTTTTGTTCAAAAGGTGAAAGACGACAATATTCTTACAATATTAGCCTCAAAGCCCATCTTGGCTGTAGaacaagagaagaagaagagggaaacTTTTTATGCTATTTGCCTGATAAACATGACCACAAATATCCGTATATGGAGAGCATTGAACTCTCAGCTGGAAGGAAAAAACTTAGATATCATTGGAAAAGTGCTGCAACCAAACTCTGCA GTAGCAAAAATTTGTACTTCGTGCAATTCTGAAAACAATTGCAGTACTACCTATGCAGATGTGAGGTCCAGAATCTGCTCCTCTGATTTAAATGACTCCCAGAAAGCTGCAGTTCTTAGCTGTTTGGAAACTAGGAAATGCAATCATCAGAATACTGTCAAACTAATATGGGGTCCTCCAGGAACTGGGAAAACCAAGACAGTTGGATCGTTACTGTTCTGTCTACTTAGAATGAAATGCAGAACTCTTACTTGTGCCCCGACGAATACTGCAGTTTTGGAAGTGACCCAGCGGCTTCTAAAGAATGTGACAGACTCACCTGAATATGATACTTATGGGCTTGGAGATATACTTTTATTTGGAAATGGGGAGCGGATGAAGATTGGTGATCGTCATGACCTTCTTGATGTATTCCTTGATAACCGAGTTACTATACTATATGAATGCCTTCTTTCATCAACAGGCTGGAAAGATACTTTACTATCAATGATTACTTTGCTCAACGAACCTAAACAACAATATCATTTTTACCTGAAAAATAGAAGAGTGGAAGACCTTGAGGAGAATATAAATGAaggaaaatctaaaaataaagaaatagataGGAATCAAGGGAAGGAGGCTGATGATCAATCCGCCAAAGACAAGAAGAGCAAGAAAAATCTGAAGAAAGTTATCACTCAAACcttaaatgaaaacaaaaacaagaaaagacaGAAACAGAAGGTGCCTTCATGGAATGAAAAGGGCTTAGAGCATGAGGAAAAACAAAGGGAGGATAGTTCTtcccaagaaaagaaaaatgaaggacAGGTAGCCAATGAATGTGATAACCCTTTGACATTTGTGGAGTTCGTACAGAAGAGATTCAAATGCATTTCAAAACGTCTgacattttttatggaaaatttatATACACACTTACCtacttcttttatttctttagaAATGGTAAAGAAGATGATCAAAGCTCTTGATCTTCTCAAATCTCTTGAAACTTTGTTGGGTGCTGTTAGTGTTACTGATAAAGGGTTATTAGAGAGAGTCTTCAGAAAAAATGTAGGAAGCGGACTTGGTCACTTAAGGGAGTtgagtattgtgaaaaatgagTGCCTTCTTATCCTCAGATCACTTCCTCAAAAATTCCATGTTCCAAATTTTGAAAGCGAGTATGCTATAAAAAAATTCTGCCTGCAAAATTCTTGTCTGATTTTCTGCACTGTATCAAGCTCTGCTAAAGTGCATGAAGTAAAGACTGATCTGGAACTACTGGTTATAGATGAAGCTGCTCAGCTTAAGGAATGTGAATCAACCATTCCTTTACAACTTCCTGGCCTCCGCCATGCTATTCTCATTGGGGATGAACGTCAACTGCCTGCGATGGTTCAAAGCAAG aTTTCTGAGGAAGCTGAAATTGGAAGAAGTTTGTTCCAGAGGCTGGTATTGATAGGACACAAGAAAGATCTTCTTAATGTCCAGCATAGGATGCATCCATCCATAAGCTTATTCCCAAATAGGATGTTCTATGAAAATCATATTTTGGATGGCCACAATGTCAAAAGAAGAAGCTACGAGAGGCATTTCCTTCAGGGGAAGATGTATGGCTCCTACTCTTTTATAAATGTAGCACATGGAAAAGAGGAATTCGATAACAGCCATAGTCTGAAAAATATGGCTGAGGCGGCTGTGGCATCTGAGATAGTTTCAAGCCTTTTCAAAG AATCAGTTCGCACAAAGAAGAAGGTTAGAGTTGGTATCATCTCACCATACAAGGCTCAAGTTTTTGCAATTGGAGAGAAGGTGAAGAAGTACAATGCAGATTCTAATGATGACTTCTCCATTAGTGTTCGCTCTGTTGATGGGTTCCAGGGTGGTGAGGAGGATGTGATAATTATCTCTACTGTCAGATGTAATAAGAATGGAATAGTTGGTTTTCTTAAAAATCATCAAAGAACAAACGTGGCACTAACGCGTGCAAG GTATTGCCTTTGGATATTGGGAAATGAAGCAACTTTAACTAAGAAGAACACTATTTGGAAGAAATTAGTCAATGATGCCATGAAACGGAAGTGTTTCTACAATTTCAATGAAGACAAGGGTTTGGCTGATCCTGTATTGTCCCTTTCAAAACCGTTAGCTTCACTCAGTCTGAGGGATGAGTCAGAATCATCATCTACAACTAATAG AATTAATTCAAAGCACACAACTGGGAGAAGTGTTGTTACAGATAAATGG ATAGTGGAGACCTCTAGAGAATCCACAAGAATGGTTTCGCAGGAGGAGAGGAGTTGCTGTGCACAAGAAAGACACAAAATGGCTTATGCAGTCTCTTACTTATTATGA